CCGTCGCTGGACCTACGGGCTCGGCAATGCGGCCGGTGGCGACCTCGCCGTCGCCGACGGCGTGCTGTTCGTCCCGATCATGGGACGGGAAGACACCGAGTCTGGGTTGTTGGCGCTGGAGTGACCGGTTGCTCACTCCGAAGACCGCGATTCCAGAACGGATCCCAGGATTCGACATCACCTCGAACGTGCTTCAGAGGGAAATAAAACGACAGTCTTGTTGGTGCTCAAACCACACATAACGACTCGAAGCTCCGATTCTTGAGTCGTTTCGATACTGTCTTTGCGCCCTGTATCTTGCACGTCTCGGATCGGCCTCTCCAGAAACTGTCAGAACCGGTGTGCGAGAGACAGAGAATGTATCCATCACAATATCTGAAATTATTTCACGATCGACGCTTCGAATCATCCGCTCAGTAGACCTGCGTATCTTGCAGTAAGCGTCACTGAGACGTGTCCAGCCGTTAGTCAGTACTTTCATCGTCGGTGTTATTCGCGGCAACGACCGTTCGCGCTGTCTCCACCCAATCGTGATCTGGAAATGCGACAGGACGAACGCTGTAGGTGTAGCGAAGTTCATCCTCAGCATCGTCCAGTGTGATGTCGAACGCGTAGATAATTCCATCTTCAACTCCGAGTTGAAGTGTTCCCGTGATCGCTCGTGGAACACGAGAGTCCTTTGACTCCAGGTCGGCGAGTTGGTACGTGATGGCGGTGACACCGTGGTGAGTCGTCCTGTCGGTCGCCTTCCACCTGTAATATCCGAGGATTTCGGTGTGCCGACCGATGTTAGTTGGGGCGAACTGTCCGTAGAGACGGTCATATCGATAGTACGCGTTGGTAGTGTTATCGTAGACGAACTCATCGTCTCTCTCGAGTTCCTCGCGTTGATGTTCGTGGGGAATCTGTGCAGCAGGTTGGACGTACGCGTACGTGTCGCCATTTCGATAGTCCTTCGCACCATCCCAGAGGTCAGAGATCACCTCTCCTGTGGAGGAGTTGATGTAGTACTCTCCTTCTACGCGCCGGTGTTCGGGTGGTTCAGTGTAGAGGATCGCGTATGAATTCCAGTGTGTCCGAGGAGTGTGCAAAACGGTGTTGTTGTCCGATTTGAGCGTCGAAAAGTCGACATGGTTCGGGCCTGCCCCGTCGGGATACTGGTGATCGAACTTCTCCTGACCATCTGTCGACAACCCTGCAGCACTGGATATCCTATCGGTACAACCCGCGAGACACGATAGCCCGACACCGCTGAGTGCAGAGAGAAGGGCACGACGTTCCATGATGAACGTCAACCGGTAGTAAATAAGTACTTTCTGTCCCACCGCCCGCGGAGGCGTGTTCCCCCCCACCCTCCAGCACGATTGCTATAACCACCACTCCCGATGATACGGGGCGTACTGGATACAGTCATGGGCCATTGACAGCTGCACGCTTTGTATCTCGCACGCTTCGCTCGACCTGTCCAGCAGTTAGCAGAATGGGCGTGCCAGATACAGAGGCTGGGTTCAGCACACGCTCTCCTCTTGGTTCATGGTTTAATTAGCGATAAAAACAACAACTACACTTGCGAACTTTCGGAATTCCTCGCCACTGAACACCTGTTACAGTCCCGAGATGGTTCGTGCCATTAATCTATCAGTGGTGGTCGTGAGCGCCTGAGACGTCTGGATCGATCATAGCGAACTCGTCGGGCGTTTCCTCGAACGCTCGCTTGCATGCCTTCGAACAGAAGTGGTAAGTATCGTCATCGTGAGTGACGCTTGGGCCATCCTCGTCGGTCCGCATCCCACAGACTGGATCCCGGTACTCCCCGGAGGCTCCCAGACCGCGTCGGTACACGTAGAGGAGGAATCCCGAGAGTGTGAACGCGATCAGATTGAGGTAGAACGTGTAGTTCAGTTCGAAATAGGTCTGCTCGCTCGCAGTCATGCCACCGGCGAGATCGGGAACGATCCCCAATACGTCGAACAGTTGTTCCATGAAAAAGCCCGTAAACGCCATCGTCACGAAGAACACGCCGAGGATGTACAGCATCACACTCCAGCCATAGTACTTCCGGTACACGTTGAGCACGGGGACCGTGATGAGGTCGGCGTAGACGAAGGCGATGACGCCCGCGAAGCTCACACCGCCACCCCAGAGTGCGACGGCGAACGGGACGTTGCCCATGCTACCGACGAAACTGATGATGGCGATGGCCACGCCCATGACCGCGTTCTCGGCGCTGACCAGCAAACCGTCGCCCTGGAGGAAGAGCGTGTTCCACACCCACTGTGGGACGAACACGATGACGAACCCTGAGATCAGGAAGCCCGCGATCACGTCCTTGTAGAGCATCGACCACTCCTTGCGATACTGGTTGCCGACCTTGTACCAGCCGCCCCACGACAGCAGTTCGTCCCGCCAGCCACCGCTACTGGCCGCCTCCTGCTGATAGGTTTCCATACACCCCTCCGAACAGAACTTCAATGTTTCTCCACCGTCCGTGACGAGTGAATACTCGTCTTTCCCTTCCATGCCGCAGGTCGGATCCTCGGTCACACCATGATCGTGATCTCGCTGATTCAATTCGCCGCGAACTTCCTCGAAGAGGGTCTCCGGAAGCGTCAGGTGGACGATGACCGCCATCACCGCGATGAGGATGAGGCCACCGAGTAATTCGGCAACGAGGAACTCCCAGCCCAACAGGATCAAGATCATCAAACCGAGTTCGACGATGAGGTTCGTCGAGGCGAACATGAACGCGAGGAAGTTCACGACGTGGGCACCTTTCTTGAATAGCCCCTTTCCGATGGCAACGGCCCCGAAGCTACAACCGCTGCTGGCAGCGCCGAACAGCGTGGCCTTCGTGACACCGGCCAGGTTGCCGTCACCGAGCACGGCGGCCATTCGCTCTTTTGAGACGTAGACCTGGACGAGACTGGTGATCACCAGCCCCATGATGATCGCCCACGCCGCCGTCCAGAGGAAGCCGACCCCAATCCGGAGGGCCTCGACCACCTCTGGTCCCAGTGACGCCAACATGATCGGTACTATGGTTCAGTTTCGAGTCGGTTCCGCCGTCGTTCGTATCCTTCGTCGCTCAGGTCGCCGCGTGCGTAGGCAGCCCGAAGCTCCTCAAGTGCAGGGTCAGACGATTCATCCTGCTTGGTCACCGCCCGATAGCCGAGGTAGACGGCCCCGACGATGACGGCGAGGAAGAGGAGTTGCATCCCCACGCCGATGATGAGCATCCACCCGGACACTCCATCCGCACCCCACATGCCGATATCCCACATCCCGCCCATCATCGGTCCAGCCCCCATTATACCGAACCCCATGGCGAACATGGGAAAGACGACGAGGGCAGCGACGATTGCGAGGACGACCCAGACAAGTTGCCGATCAGTTGTATTGGTGGTCATGATTTTTGTCCCTGAGTTGCGTCGAGACGCGATTCCTATCTAAATAGGGGTGCATCGTTCAATGCCGTTGCCCTTATGATACCAAAGCTAATGACCCCCCAATCCTTGGAATGCAATCTACTTTGCCATTGAGTAAGTGATTCCGATCCGAACATGGCTCTCATGCTCTCGTGCGAGATACGCGCTCTGTATCAGCAGCGACTGCTCATTCTGCGTGATCACTGTCAGAGACGGCGTGCTGACTACAGTGGAGAGATCCATCACCTCGTAACCTGAGAGAACACTCGTTCGAGAAGCCAGTCCATTTTCCGATAGACGCCAAAAAACAATCGCCAGACGATACCACACGGTTAAGACTCTCCAGGGGGTAGTGTACACTATCGGATATACCATACAACACTCGGTGTCGGGTGACTTCGACGAAGTCGTCGACACAACAATCGTTGCACTCGAAGACTAGGGATTTGGCGTCCTCTCTGACATTGATATTCAGGCCACGTTTGAAAAGAAGCTCGGCGATGAATTCCGACAGTATCGGATTCTCGGCGCGTGCAACCCTGCACTCGCACAGGAGGGACTGACTGAGGAGATCGAACTCGGCGCACTCCTCCCGTGTAACGTTATCGTCTACGAAACTGACGATGGAGACATCGTGGTAAGTGCCGTCGATCCGCAGCAACTCGTTGGGATCGCCGACAACGACGCGCTCACCGCTATCGCGACTGAGGTCAACGACCGATTCGAGCGTGTGCTCGCGACCGTTACCGACGACCACAAATCTGTGTCCGGGGCTTGATTCTCGATGTCATCGTCAAACCAACTCGACACGACGACCATCGTCCTCCTAATTCTCGGGGCAATCATCGTGCTTCCGGTACTCACGATGGGATTCGGCGGCATGATGGGATATAGCGGAATGATGGGCCAGTATGGGGGTGCTGGCGGGTGGTGGCCCCTAGTTGGGATGCTCGTTCCCTTCACCTTGCTCCTCGTTCTCCTCGGGGGTGGCTATCTCATCCTCCAGCGCGTGACCGACAGTCAGACGCCTCACGATCCTGCGATGGAGGAGCTACGCACGGCGTACGCTCGCGGAGAGCTCTCTGACGAGGAATTTAAGGAGCGGCGACGCCGGCTCCGGACACGAAAGGGGGAGTAGTGGTTCTCACGATACCCACTCGACGACGCGTATTCGCACTCATCGGCGGACCGATCGTAACCAGTCTGGCGGGATGTCTGAATAATAGTGATTCCCAGCCTGCTGGAGATACCGACGACGGGAACAACGAGTCCACTCCCGAGTCCAACGATAATCATGATCATGAGAACAGTCACGAGCTTGGCCATCCGGAGAAGCGTATCGAGGTAAGGATGGAATCGGACGACGATAGCAACCATTTCGTCCCACATGTCGTTCACATCGAGGAGGGAGGCACGGTTACGTGGGTCCTGGAGAGCGGCGCTCACGACACGGTCAGCTACCATCCGGACAACGCTGACCTTCTCCCGTCGACGTCCGAGCGACGGATGCCGGAAGAGACTCTCCCGTGGCGGAGTGAGTTGTATCGGACCAGAGGAGAGACGTTTGAGCGAACGTTCGAAGAGACGGGGGTATATGACTACACCTGTACCGTCGTCGAACATGGCCATGGCCCAGACCGTGGACACGGTCCCTATGGCCATCACCGAACACACGAGGCGACGGGCATGGTCGGCCGCGTGATCGTCGGCTGGCCAGAACTCGATCCCGACGCTCAGCCTGCACTCCAGTCACCCGCAGATGGACTCCCCGACGCCACAAAACGTGAACTTGAGGGGTTCAATGAACGAACCAGGGCGGCACTAGAGCACCCCGACGAACATTGAACGCGTCGATCTCAACCAATCCAGAGACGATCTCAGATATCACTCTCTTTGGTGGTTCTGGGCGATCCAGGCCTACGTGACTACGTGCGGCGTATCTGGTCCTGAAGTGCCACGGATGTGTCCCTGTTGATCGAGTCCTCAACCGCTTTGATCGAAGGTTTGTGTCTGCTGAATACGCGCTGTCAGCCTTGTTTAGACGGTCAAGATTATCCGAGTTAGGCTCTGAGCGATTGTTCGATGTTTCTGACGGCAGCCTTTAGGACGAGTTCTCGGAACTGCCCAAACCATGTTCTTGCCTTAAGTGTTGAGCCGAAACGCTTGCGCAACGCGAAAAATATCGTTTCTGCGATAGACCGTTGATGGTAGATTTCATCATCAATCCGAGCATTGTGTGCGGCATCGAGCGAGTAGAACTCACGATGCTTGATCACCGGTCTAATCCCTTCGTTTCGCAGCATCTGCCGGAGTTTATCCCAATCAAACCCTTTGTCAGCGACGACAGTGTCCACGTCGCTGAGGTTTCTTTTCAGAACTTGCCACGCAATCTGCGTGTCATGTGGTAGGTTCATCGAGCAGTGTATATCGAGAATCGCTCGCGTAGAGCAGTCTACGAGAATAGTGGTTTTGACCGACTCAAACGTCCCTTTGACGCGCTTTGCGTAGTTATGGCTCGACGAACGATGAGCGATACTGGTCGAGTCGATTGCTTGGATCTCTCCGGTATCAAATAGTTCGGCGGTCAGCTGCAACAGCATTCGCCAGACAGGCATCTTGAGATCTTGCTTTCGAGCGCAAACGGTGGTGAAGTCCGGCAGCTCATTCACTGAAAGACCGAGTTTAGCGACAATAACAGGCATTTCCCGAAGCACATCTAACAATTGTCGGTAGGAGTGATCGAGATATTCTCGAAGGCCGTGAATCGCCACGATCACCCAATCAGCATAGCCATCTTTTCCTTTGCTGAGGGGTTTGCTCGGATCGCTTCCGACAGCTTTTTGAGACAATTCGACGCACCGTTCGGTGAAGCGGGCTAGTTCGGAGTGCACATCCACCTGTGCTCGCTTCATTTCCTAGAAATCCCGACATAGAGGCAATATTACTAGCGTCTAAACATGGCCCGCGCTGTCTATTCAGCACAAGCTGAACCAGCTACCGAGTTGTTGTCAAGAACGGTGTGCTGAGTACAGAGGATATGTTTAGTACGATGACAATGTTTATTTCAAACCGTTTTGGTGACTCAGTCGTTTTGTCGTTGTGCGAACTGAGCAATTAAGGAAACATAAAGCACAATCACACTTACTACGAACCCACCAAATGCAATTTGAACAGATTCAACAAATATGCCGATAAATGATATATGAAGTCCGAAGACCATGATTTTCAGTCCCAATGTCCCGTTCAAGTTCGTGTCACTCATTTATTGATATGGCATATTAATTGTTTATAAATCTCTTTAGCAACCCAACATCATCCCGGTTAGTCTAAGACCCGTATTGAGCGATCACCACCTTCGCAAATTGAGTTAGTCTTCGTGCGGCATTCGTGCTTTATATCCAGCAAGATTACTGAATCATATCACCGTGTGAGAGTTTCAACAGAGCCAGACGTGCATACTTTTCGGCTCTCAGCTATTCATTTCAGTTCGGTAGACTAGATGAGAAGTCCAAAAACGGCGATCAGCGCTCCGATAAACGACGCTCC
The nucleotide sequence above comes from Halosolutus halophilus. Encoded proteins:
- a CDS encoding SHOCT domain-containing protein, yielding MSSSNQLDTTTIVLLILGAIIVLPVLTMGFGGMMGYSGMMGQYGGAGGWWPLVGMLVPFTLLLVLLGGGYLILQRVTDSQTPHDPAMEELRTAYARGELSDEEFKERRRRLRTRKGE
- a CDS encoding permease, which produces MLASLGPEVVEALRIGVGFLWTAAWAIIMGLVITSLVQVYVSKERMAAVLGDGNLAGVTKATLFGAASSGCSFGAVAIGKGLFKKGAHVVNFLAFMFASTNLIVELGLMILILLGWEFLVAELLGGLILIAVMAVIVHLTLPETLFEEVRGELNQRDHDHGVTEDPTCGMEGKDEYSLVTDGGETLKFCSEGCMETYQQEAASSGGWRDELLSWGGWYKVGNQYRKEWSMLYKDVIAGFLISGFVIVFVPQWVWNTLFLQGDGLLVSAENAVMGVAIAIISFVGSMGNVPFAVALWGGGVSFAGVIAFVYADLITVPVLNVYRKYYGWSVMLYILGVFFVTMAFTGFFMEQLFDVLGIVPDLAGGMTASEQTYFELNYTFYLNLIAFTLSGFLLYVYRRGLGASGEYRDPVCGMRTDEDGPSVTHDDDTYHFCSKACKRAFEETPDEFAMIDPDVSGAHDHH
- a CDS encoding SHOCT domain-containing protein, producing the protein MTTNTTDRQLVWVVLAIVAALVVFPMFAMGFGIMGAGPMMGGMWDIGMWGADGVSGWMLIIGVGMQLLFLAVIVGAVYLGYRAVTKQDESSDPALEELRAAYARGDLSDEGYERRRNRLETEP
- a CDS encoding cupredoxin domain-containing protein is translated as MVLTIPTRRRVFALIGGPIVTSLAGCLNNSDSQPAGDTDDGNNESTPESNDNHDHENSHELGHPEKRIEVRMESDDDSNHFVPHVVHIEEGGTVTWVLESGAHDTVSYHPDNADLLPSTSERRMPEETLPWRSELYRTRGETFERTFEETGVYDYTCTVVEHGHGPDRGHGPYGHHRTHEATGMVGRVIVGWPELDPDAQPALQSPADGLPDATKRELEGFNERTRAALEHPDEH
- a CDS encoding IS5 family transposase, which encodes MHSELARFTERCVELSQKAVGSDPSKPLSKGKDGYADWVIVAIHGLREYLDHSYRQLLDVLREMPVIVAKLGLSVNELPDFTTVCARKQDLKMPVWRMLLQLTAELFDTGEIQAIDSTSIAHRSSSHNYAKRVKGTFESVKTTILVDCSTRAILDIHCSMNLPHDTQIAWQVLKRNLSDVDTVVADKGFDWDKLRQMLRNEGIRPVIKHREFYSLDAAHNARIDDEIYHQRSIAETIFFALRKRFGSTLKARTWFGQFRELVLKAAVRNIEQSLRA